GTTATGTTTACGTCACCGGTGCCGACAGAGGCCTTGGACTTGCGCTGAGCCGGATTTTGATCCGGAACGGTTTTACCGTATTTGCAGGCAGCTATATGCCCGAATGGCACGAGCTTGGGGAATTGAAGGCGGAAAGCGGGGACTGCCTGCGCATCGTTCCGCTCGACGTAACGAGCGACCGGTCAGTTGCGGAAGCGGCGGAAACGATCCGGCGCGAAACCGATCGTCTTGAGATCGTCGTCAATAATGCGGCGATTTTCCTCGACCGCTCGGGAACGATTTTCGGCGAGCTGTATTTCGACGATATGCGCCGCATTATGGATACGAACGCCTTCGGCCCGCTCCGGGTGACGCATTCGGTAATCGATCTGCTGCTCGGCGGCAGCCGGAAGCAGCTTGTCAACATTTCCTCCGAGGCGGCGAGCATCGCGAACAGCGCACGGACGCACGAGTTCGGCTATACGATGTCGAAAAGCGCTCTGAACATGCAATCGAAGCTGCTTCATAACGAACTTTCGCCGCGCGGCGTGCAGGTGTTTGCCTTTCATCCCGGTTACGTCCGCTCGTACATGCTCGGCCGGCTGAACACGGATGCCACCG
This genomic window from Paenibacillus humicola contains:
- a CDS encoding SDR family NAD(P)-dependent oxidoreductase — protein: MRYVYVTGADRGLGLALSRILIRNGFTVFAGSYMPEWHELGELKAESGDCLRIVPLDVTSDRSVAEAAETIRRETDRLEIVVNNAAIFLDRSGTIFGELYFDDMRRIMDTNAFGPLRVTHSVIDLLLGGSRKQLVNISSEAASIANSARTHEFGYTMSKSALNMQSKLLHNELSPRGVQVFAFHPGYVRSYMLGRLNTDATVEPTDSAAGIWSVLESRLGRPDTPIYLDYKGNPMPW